The genomic interval GTATAACTTTCAGGGGTGAGGGGGTCGGTACGATTACATTCCGTCCCCTTCAGGGAGCCAGTCTGGAATCTACTTCCAACAAACTGCTTTCACTGGACAACAAATATAATGATATATAcgtacatatatacatacatatatatataaatatgtgtgtgtgtgtgtgtatatacacacatacaagcataacattacatattatatatacgtacatacatatacatatatatgtgtgacTGGTACCGTctaattttttaaaagatcTTTTTGAAATTCTAATAATTCTCACGGAATTAGTCGAACTGATTGCTTTTGAAATCATTAAGCTTGTCTGAGAACAAAACAGCGACACTAAAGGAGCAAGCAGGGTGACTGGGGCACAGCGTCCATGCACTGGTTTGAGTGTTTGTTAGGGATGCTGTCCCCTGTGTTggcacacacgtgcacacacacacacacacacgcacacgcacacgcgcacagaCACGCGCACGGACACGCACACGCAGGCTGAGTCACATACTCCGGACGACCCGCTGTGACGTCCCGCTTCACCTGCTAGTCGATTTcgttcttcctcctcttcctcctccgaCAGACGGACAGCCCATCGAGTGCCCCCGTTCACGCAAACAAGCTGCACGTCGAGTCTACACAGCCGAACTCCAGCTACTCAAAGGTAACTCCTGTTATCCTCATAGCTCACATTTTATTGTGACTAATACACTAGTAATACTGCTAAGGATACGGACACTTGCGATCTCAATGCCGAAACTGCAGAAATGTGCTCCTTAACCACGACCCAACTCCGCCCGTGCCACAAAACGACAGCCTCGGCCACTACATGTCAATGTACGTGTTCATTAATACCGCTTCTTCGCTAGGTTTACTGTATGTTAGTCCAACTACAGGGATGCCGTTACTACAGGGCAactatttttttcatatttaaccAGAAAGACTGATGGTGCCCTTGACTCtgccataaaaaaaattaaaaacctcTCTCTTCCCTATGTGTTTTAGAAATGCAATATTCAGTTTAACATGTTCGTCATAGTATCCTAGTATCCGCTCCGCTCTGTGCTGGATTTGCTTTGGGTTACATTTCCCCCAGTGAAGTTCTTTGGTTTGGTTCCCCATGCTGCTGGTCTGCCTCATCCGTCCCCATCTGCCTCGcctcctctgtctctctcaggtTGGAAGGGCTACATTCGTTGGCTGATGCTCGCTGGCGCCGCCCTGGTGGTCACTTGGAGGGGTTCGGTGtgggcgctccctgctggtgcTTTTGCTCCTGTTGTTTCACCTGCTGTATAATCTCCCTGATCTTTCGCTGTGCAGTCTGGGGACGAGAGGCAAGGGTGTGAGACCAGGAACTCGCATAGGGATAGCCAAGTCCCCAACCACTCCATTAAGTAGCACCACAATTTTCCCTTTGACTGGAATAACTACTCTAATTACTTAAGAATGGATTTTTGCAGAAGACTTCATTTAAGAACATCTAAGGTTCTCCTGACACCTATGCTGGAAAAATTCATGCTGATAAATACTATTAAAATCCTGTTCAGTCACCACATCATTTcaaatatacagctctggaaaaaattaagacacCAAGAGGTAGCAaactgctgctcagtgtagccttctgccagcagaaccagaattaaaccaggatttaaacatgcagattaaaaaaaaaaatccagagctgtatattatACACGGTAATAGAGTAATGATGAATCACTATGATAATtaaaaaactaataataattttaGCAACTCACTTCTGAAATGAATGAAGACGACAGAAATGTGTATATGTTTAGGATTGTGGggtcctgtggcctgtactacgaagcggggttactggcttatcggggtaacttgtcggatttaaggtaccacggtttaaatggacttcatattcgttcacttacattttgcccagactaccttaaatctgacaacttaccctgataagccagtaaccccgctttgtagtacaggccactggtgttaTTCTTAATCAATTTCCACCAagataataaaaatattctgattctgatatgcagttatacaaacaaaaatacatattttctttgTCATCACCATACCTGCACCAAGACCTGTCATAAATAGATTCAGACATAAAAAAACACCTGTATCACACCCCCATGAGCGAAGCTCGACAGTATCTTCCAGCCAACATCAGAATAGACATTCTGACTGAAAACATTATCAACAGATGATCACTGTTCCTGTTTTCCGCAGAAGAGCAGAACCCGATGAGGCAGTACAAACCATCTACATGCACGCATCTAACCATAATCAAATAAAACGTGCTCGTATGTGAACTCTCCCAAAATGCACAAAATGTTGGCAATGGGATCCTGCTGAGATGAGAGATTTGGCGTATGGAGTCACATAATCCGTTCACTAGCATGATAAGTCAGACAgccccaaaacaacaacaaaaacaaaagcagaggCAGGCTTGGGTCTACTCCATAGCATCCTGAGCTTCAGAAGTAAGCAGTAATCTTGTCACATTTTACACAGCAAATGTCTGATGTTTCTACGACCAGAGGgcatttttaaatgtgaaatgtgtctgtgttGTCATGGGAGATGAAAGCAAAAACAGGAGAGATTGCAGACTTTCTGTAACCAGGTCTTCCTCTGGCTTTGCATCTATTGGACACTTGAGTATCAGGTGAGCTAAGCTACACTACTAGCTTGTCACCATCATTTACAACTTGAGATCCGATAAAAGCGGACTGACAAGGTCAGATCTGATCGTCGAGGCTGAGTGCGGCATACCTGGCTGGCAAAGAAGTGCCCAATAATTTTCACGAAGACCTCATCGTTCTCATCAGGAGTTTGGTCCCGTGGCACTATGACCTCGGCGCTCGTGAGATTCTGTAGCTCGTTGACCTGTAAGGGGCGACAGAGAGCACTCAAAAGGCTGCCGGCACATACTGGACAGAGAGGCCGGCGCCCCAGCGGGCCCTGTGGCCGTACTGGGTCTTTCTAACACACCGTTTTGCCACCCTTGCCGATGACCCGTCCTGCAGCGGATGAGGGAACCTTAATATGAGTCTCCAGTTTGACCTCTTCTTTCGCCGTGAAGAAGTTTTCCTCCTTCAGTTTCCCGAATATCCTACCTTGAGCCTGCGGATGAAGAAATCAAAAAACAAGATCAGGACACCCTGACAGTCCGCCAAGACACCCTGAGTCTGGAAACATGCAAACGCTGAGGCGAGAGGGACGGGCTTCACCTTGAACTGAGCTTCAGGCGGCCCAGTTATGATGACCATTCGCTCCGTGACATCAGGACTCTCTGCTGGCGCAATCTGGAAGGAGAGATCCACGACATCAACCAAAGTCTGATCATGGGCCGTGGATGCGCTGACAGGCTACCATACTGCAAACCCGCCCCCCGGGCCTCGAAGGGACAGTTTGGTGATGGGGATGCCAACTGGATTCCTGGACTCTTAGTCACTTGTCAACAGAGAAGGTTCACGAGGCTCCCGTTGAAATGGCTGACTGTGAGTCGATGACGGCCCTAGACTACGGTCACAGATGTCCTTGTGACTCAGCGTTGGTCACGCCACTGGACGGTCTGGAAACTACCCATGAGCCACGGAGCACAATTCAGCTGAGAGGGGGGTAAATTGATTCTTTGAACCAGAGTGGCATGAGCAGGTGCCACCGCGAGGCCACGGGGCGCCCAGTTCCAACACCACGCTCACGGCTAAACATCCGTAATGGCATCAGCACAGAAAGTCCCCGACAGAACGATGATGTAAGACCTCAGAACGACGCAGGCTGGCCAGAACCATCTGAGGCGCAGACACCATCTGTGCGGCGGAACTGGCAATAGGGCCAGGGGCCTCCACCCCCCGGACAGGAACGGGCAGAGGGGCCGGCGGGGGCTGTTCACCTTGATGGAGGCACCGGCAAAGCGCGCCAGCTGCTTGATGTGCTGGCCTTTCTTGCCGATGAGTGCGCCGACGGCCTGAGTTGGAATAAAGAGGTAGACCACCTCCTGTTCAGGAGCCTGTGGGGAGAAGGGGCAGTTGGTCAAGGGTCACAAGGGCAGAGGTCAACCAATCAAGGCAGACTGTCGCAGGCACATGACTAATATGGGCCAATCACTGGGAAGATGTTCATAAATATGAACATGTAGGTAAACCTGGGACAAAGAAGTCCATTTTTGGCTTGTGTTGCTGAACCTATTtattaaaagtgaaaaaaacaaacttaTAATAAAAAGGGCTGCTGAGGGGATTGCTTAGAAGTCGCTTGGGAGGTGTATGAACCTGGCCGGCCCTGACCGCGCTTAAACTTACTAAGTGCTGGTGGGATATGGTGCTGCCAGGAGGGACCCCATATAGACCACCCAGGTGTGACGAGTGACTCTGCAGGCACAGAGAGCACATGGTCAGGTGGGAGACCGGCCAGCCTCCCGGCGAATCACAGCTCAGCTTtccagcaaggggggggggggcagcaagtAGGTAAAGAACAAAGTGTGAAGTGCACCCAGTCCAGGTGCAGGGGCCCTATGgcgcagccacctgcagcatGCAGACGGTACTCACTAAAAAGGGGCTGtagccagtagggggcagcggCGCCGCTCCACGAGGGCTGGCCGCCGACGGGAGCACCGACAGGCCTGAGGAGAAGATGCCCAAGGCGTTCAGGTTGAGCCCGGGGATCAGGCTGGCTTGTTGCTGCGGCGGAAGGAGAAGAGCCACTTATCTATGGAGGCCTGCCTACCCATCACTGTTGACTTCACAACATGGGCAGATCCAACCTCTTTCGTTGTCTTTGACGGTCATTCCGGGATCATGTAACACCCCATCCCgaccactagggggcgacaTCTGCTCGTTTAACTGTCCAAGGTAAAAGGACGAGACACTctaccccccccatccccccatcccAAAATAATTTAGCTCGACTGAAATGTCAACAGATTTGACAGGTCCTTAACTTCACTCCCTGAAACAACTTTACGAAACAGGTGCTTCATAGAAGAGTGATTCAGGTTGTTCGGGGGTGGGGTTATTCAACGCAATGAGGACTCGAATGCAGGCTATCGGAGGACCGGGCGAGACGAGTCACCACATTCCTACCGACTCATTCACAGCATTTCACGGCAATACAAAGTGGGAAGAGGAATGTTACAGACTCGGCAAAGCAGGTCGCCGTGAACGTTCACTGCAGCGCGCGGGCCACAGGAAATGGAAGCGGGACGTACGTTTACAGCAGCAATGTCGTTGTCATAGGCCTCCCTCAGCTTCTTCATGATGTCCGCCTCGGCCTTGCAGCACGCCTCTATGTCACCCTTCACCGTAATGGTCCGCTCTGGGTTGTAGATGGTCAGATCCTGTAAACTGCGAGGCGGGAGTCCATTAGCGGCAAAGACTGGACCTCAAGAGCCAATGGTCCTGAGGAAGAAGGCCATTCGAAGAAGGTGAATAACTGATTATGAGCGTGAGAACATGGGATGGTGTCACGCTCACAAAGGGACCCAGATGTAGTACATGTTTAAGTCCCATCTGATAAAAACATGGATGACTAAACATGAGCGTAAAACTAGATTCACAGAGATAAAGAGCCGCTTTCCGAGTCCATCAGCACCTACCCACTGGACCCCAACTGGAACATCCTAATTCCCAGCTGCCTCAAAATAAACGAGGAACATGACTCACAGGACACCGGAAACAAACGCGGGCCTTGAAAGAacaaacacccccccctccccaatttaGCAGAAAACTGAGTCACTGTGGGAATGGAGCAGCATCACGTTACGGGGGCGGGGGCAGGAAGAGGGGGGAGGTCGTTAGTCACAGGAGTCCCGTTAAACAGACATCGCGGAGAAGCGCGAGTAAACACAAGGGGGCTGACGGAGGGGGCAGTCGAATGGCATGTGTGTCACAAGTAACACAGCTAATGAGAGCGAGACCTACCGGCTGCAATAGTACCGCGTGAGAAATTAATCCAGCGTGGGGGGGTTGAGTTAAAAGGGACTGAATGTCGCTGAAAATTTAAATACTCCAAGACCCATTACTATAAAATATAGCTGCCTGTTAATGAAGCAATGCAAGCTGTCATTACAGGGCTTATAACGGTCAAACCCCTAGCGTACACGACTACCTGGGGAGGGGCACGCAATGCTCCTAGCGGCCACACGGAGGCAGGCTTCTGCGAGAGGCGCCCAGCCGGGACACTTACGAGGAGATGGTGATTTTGGTCCCTGTCTCCTGCTCGATCTTCTTCAGATGCCGGCCCTCTTTGCCAATCAGCCTCCCCACCAGGCTGTTGTGGGCCAGGATCTTCAGAGGGATCTCTTCAGCTCTGTTGAGGGACACAATATTTAAGCGCACGAAAGCAGGAGCGACCAGGAGCGTGTGCAGCGCCGTGTGTGTGGTGGAGGCGGGGCTCCGACACTCACGCCTTGGTTTCATTGGCTTCTTTCTGCATGATGTCCAGGATCATTTGGCAGGCGGAGGAACAGCCTTCTGGGGTCGAGTGTATGGTAATGGGCTTCTCTGCAGCCCCAGCATTCTCCTTCCGGTGGATGTCCACCCTGTTGTGGGGAGGCGGGGGTGACACTCAGTCAAAACTGCCGGCCCCAGGGCCCCGAGAACAGGTGGCTCTGTTTCATTGCTGCGGCTCCCAGAGGTTCAGCGAGGTCCCTAATGGCCTAAGGACTAATGACAGTCCTCCACATCATCGCACCTAGTGGGAGTTTTGAGAGCAggacgaaaaatgattggttcagagagataaccaatcagattgtagaggaggcgggacatCGGAATGGttctgcctcctctagttgcttggacccacctcctccacaaTCTGAGTGGTTATCCCTGAGCCAATCATtatttgtt from Paramormyrops kingsleyae isolate MSU_618 chromosome 16, PKINGS_0.4, whole genome shotgun sequence carries:
- the igf2bp2a gene encoding LOW QUALITY PROTEIN: insulin-like growth factor 2 mRNA-binding protein 2a (The sequence of the model RefSeq protein was modified relative to this genomic sequence to represent the inferred CDS: inserted 1 base in 1 codon); amino-acid sequence: MNKLYIGNLSPSVTVEDLKQLFGERKLPLADQVLLKSGYAFVDFPDQNWAIKAIETLSGKVELHGKVIEVDYSVPKKQRSRKIQIRNIPPHLQWEVLDSLLAQYGSVENVEQVNTDTETAVVNVTYSTRDEAKAAIEKLTGHQFEDYSFRVSYILDADAVPPPPAAAPRGSRTRSGGRSSRDQNAQQPSPSGGSXGARLKQHDFPLRILVPTQYVGAIIGKEGLTIKNVTKQTQSKVDIHRKENAGAAEKPITIHSTPEGCSSACQMILDIMQKEANETKAAEEIPLKILAHNSLVGRLIGKEGRHLKKIEQETGTKITISSLQDLTIYNPERTITVKGDIEACCKAEADIMKKLREAYDNDIAAVNQQASLIPGLNLNALGIFSSGLSVLPSAASPRGAAPLPPTGYSPFLSHSSHLGGLYGVPPGSTISHQHLAPEQEVVYLFIPTQAVGALIGKKGQHIKQLARFAGASIKIAPAESPDVTERMVIITGPPEAQFKAQGRIFGKLKEENFFTAKEEVKLETHIKVPSSAAGRVIGKGGKTVNELQNLTSAEVIVPRDQTPDENDEVFVKIIGHFFASQTAQRKIREIIQQVKQQEQKHQQGAPTPNPSK